The Phycisphaeraceae bacterium genome window below encodes:
- the rpoN gene encoding RNA polymerase factor sigma-54, giving the protein MRIDTGQHLRLGQHMKLAPRMIQSMEILQMTAQALEARIEQELSSNPTLELQEESPDEQAIEEERAQEKRDDKENTRELVVAENSDKTQADDFERLANFSEENADSWESNTYESGESYHISRNDGEPDKKHDAMANTASRATSLTDQLLAQWRLIETTPELWRAGEYLIGFIDDDGYLRTDRAMLINQAPQDITPAQLDEALLLVQHSLEPVGLGARDLRECLLLQIDHQTRQQMEEARNQSSRNHRANHEDQSHEELSLERALISDYYRDIEANRLPKIAKGLGVEIDDIKKAIVNLRQFHPHPGRLLVTETPRHIKPDAIIDFDEEEDRYVAKLTNDRLPAVAINPRYTKMARDSSVDRKTREFIGNNLRSARWLIDAIQQRENTLLRVINVVLEAQREFFDVGPQALKPLPMTQVADQLGIHVATVSRAVNEKYIQSPRGIYPLRMFFSGGTATEAGEEMSWTAVQAKLEEVIKSEDKANPLSDDELVDKLKENGIEIARRTIAKYRKQLNIPTARARKEY; this is encoded by the coding sequence ATGAGGATTGATACCGGACAACATCTGCGACTCGGCCAGCACATGAAGCTGGCGCCGCGCATGATCCAGTCGATGGAGATTCTCCAGATGACCGCGCAGGCGCTGGAGGCCCGCATCGAGCAGGAATTGTCGAGCAATCCAACCCTTGAGCTTCAGGAAGAGTCCCCCGACGAACAGGCCATCGAGGAGGAACGCGCCCAGGAAAAGCGCGATGACAAGGAAAACACTCGCGAACTGGTCGTTGCTGAAAATTCGGACAAGACGCAAGCGGATGACTTCGAGCGACTGGCTAACTTCTCCGAAGAAAATGCTGACAGCTGGGAGTCAAATACTTACGAAAGCGGTGAAAGCTATCACATCAGCCGGAACGATGGTGAGCCGGACAAAAAGCACGATGCGATGGCCAATACCGCATCGCGGGCTACCAGCCTCACCGATCAACTTCTCGCGCAGTGGCGTCTTATCGAAACGACCCCCGAATTATGGCGAGCCGGCGAATACCTCATTGGTTTCATTGACGATGACGGCTACCTCCGTACCGATCGCGCAATGTTGATCAATCAGGCACCTCAGGACATCACTCCTGCACAGCTCGATGAAGCGCTGCTGCTCGTGCAGCATTCGCTTGAGCCGGTCGGGCTGGGTGCCCGTGATCTCCGCGAGTGCCTCCTCCTCCAGATCGACCATCAAACTCGACAACAAATGGAGGAGGCCCGTAATCAATCGAGCCGCAATCACCGCGCTAACCATGAAGACCAGAGTCATGAGGAACTCAGTCTTGAGCGTGCTCTCATCAGCGATTATTACCGAGACATCGAGGCCAATCGGTTACCCAAAATAGCCAAGGGCTTGGGTGTTGAGATCGATGACATCAAGAAAGCGATCGTCAATCTCAGGCAGTTTCATCCGCATCCCGGCCGGCTGCTGGTTACCGAGACGCCAAGGCATATCAAACCTGATGCAATCATTGACTTTGACGAAGAGGAAGATCGTTACGTAGCGAAGTTGACGAATGACCGACTCCCGGCGGTGGCGATCAATCCTCGCTACACAAAGATGGCCCGCGACTCATCAGTAGATCGGAAGACGCGAGAGTTTATCGGCAATAACCTGCGCTCCGCACGCTGGCTCATTGACGCCATCCAACAGCGCGAAAACACGCTGCTGCGCGTCATCAATGTCGTGCTTGAGGCGCAACGGGAGTTTTTTGATGTCGGGCCTCAGGCTCTCAAGCCGCTACCCATGACGCAAGTTGCGGACCAGCTCGGTATTCATGTGGCGACTGTCAGCCGCGCGGTGAATGAGAAATACATCCAGAGTCCGCGAGGCATCTATCCTCTGCGAATGTTCTTTTCCGGCGGCACCGCCACCGAAGCGGGCGAGGAAATGAGCTGGACCGCGGTGCAGGCAAAACTCGAAGAAGTCATCAAAAGCGAAGATAAAGCCAACCCGCTCAGCGACGATGAACTGGTGGATAAGCTGAAAGAAAACGGCATCGAAATCGCACGACGCACCATCGCGAAGTATCGAAAACAGCTCAATATTCCCACGGCGCGAGCGCGGAAGGAATATTGA
- a CDS encoding serine hydroxymethyltransferase — protein sequence MTATHAEPVSHSPLAADEEVFRAIRAEEKRQETTLELIASENHVSRAVMAAAGSCLTNKYAEGYPDARYYGGCQNYDIIENLARDRAKKLFGCRFANVQPHSGASANAAVFFALLNPGDTFASLILSDGGHLSHGMKINFSGKYFKPVHYPLIYDAKDPKHEQIDYDAARRVALEHKPKMILCGYSAYPRVIDFAKFRAIADEVGALLMADIAHIAGLVAAGVHPSPFPHAHIVTTTTHKTLRGPRGGIVLTNDEEIAKKIDKAVFPGLQGGPLMHIIAAKAVCFGEALQPEFKQYANQIVKNAKALATALTEKGYRLSSGGTDNHLMLVDLRPRNAELTGADAEKWLEAAGMITNKNGIPQDPRPPKLTSGLRLGSPAVTTRGLREAQMRQIAGWIDRVLTSGGNADTAQKVRAEIAELCAHFPMPH from the coding sequence ATGACCGCAACTCATGCCGAACCTGTTTCGCACAGCCCGCTTGCCGCCGATGAGGAAGTTTTCCGTGCAATCCGTGCGGAAGAGAAACGGCAGGAAACGACGCTCGAACTCATCGCCAGCGAAAACCATGTCAGCCGTGCGGTAATGGCGGCGGCGGGATCGTGTCTGACCAATAAGTATGCCGAGGGATACCCGGATGCCCGTTACTACGGCGGATGTCAGAACTATGACATCATCGAGAATCTGGCTCGTGATCGTGCCAAGAAACTTTTCGGCTGTCGGTTTGCCAATGTCCAGCCTCACTCAGGTGCCAGCGCGAACGCGGCTGTCTTTTTCGCGCTGCTGAATCCCGGCGATACGTTTGCCAGTCTCATCCTTTCCGACGGCGGCCACCTCTCGCATGGGATGAAGATCAATTTTTCCGGCAAGTATTTCAAGCCCGTCCACTATCCGCTGATCTATGACGCCAAAGATCCAAAACATGAGCAGATCGACTACGACGCAGCACGGCGCGTCGCCCTCGAACACAAACCAAAAATGATTCTCTGCGGATACTCAGCCTATCCGCGTGTGATTGACTTTGCGAAGTTCCGCGCGATTGCGGATGAGGTTGGCGCACTGCTCATGGCCGACATCGCCCACATCGCAGGATTGGTGGCTGCCGGCGTGCATCCCTCGCCCTTTCCGCATGCTCACATCGTCACAACAACGACTCATAAAACGCTGCGCGGCCCGCGCGGCGGAATCGTCTTGACCAATGATGAGGAGATTGCGAAGAAGATAGATAAGGCGGTCTTCCCCGGCCTCCAGGGAGGCCCGTTGATGCACATCATCGCGGCAAAGGCGGTGTGTTTCGGTGAAGCCCTGCAACCGGAGTTCAAACAATACGCGAATCAGATCGTGAAAAACGCGAAAGCTCTCGCCACCGCTTTGACGGAAAAGGGCTACCGGTTGTCATCGGGAGGAACGGATAATCACCTCATGCTTGTGGACCTGCGGCCACGGAACGCGGAACTCACCGGTGCCGATGCCGAGAAGTGGCTAGAAGCTGCGGGAATGATCACCAACAAGAATGGCATTCCTCAGGATCCGCGCCCGCCGAAACTGACCAGCGGTCTGCGACTGGGTTCACCAGCCGTAACCACACGCGGACTGCGTGAGGCACAAATGCGTCAAATCGCAGGGTGGATCGATCGCGTGCTGACCAGCGGGGGCAATGCTGACACAGCCCAGAAAGTCCGCGCGGAAATCGCAGAGCTTTGCGCTCATTTTCCGATGCCGCATTAA
- a CDS encoding sugar phosphate isomerase/epimerase, whose product MFRNFAPKAIGISAAFDECLALALRHGFKGIDLPLDEPDFSTDPEGYGQRVRNAGLRWGGFGLPLDFRGEEGPYQTGLKKLETQALIAKRAGCTKCYTWIMPAHNTLDYAANFEQHTRRLQPVAQLLAENGIRLAIEFVGPATIRKNFRFPFVHDIDGILELAGAIGHDTGVLFDCFHWFTSGGTRDDITRKLRGKVVYVHVNDARTGRLPHEQIDNERALPGATGVIDIGAFLGGLHETGYDGPVAAEPFLPELAALAPDETAARVAASFKKISL is encoded by the coding sequence ATGTTCCGCAACTTCGCACCCAAAGCCATCGGCATCAGTGCTGCGTTTGATGAGTGTCTTGCCCTCGCGCTGCGTCATGGCTTTAAGGGAATCGATCTGCCGCTAGACGAGCCGGATTTCAGTACCGACCCGGAAGGGTACGGCCAACGAGTCCGGAACGCGGGCCTACGATGGGGTGGCTTCGGTCTGCCGCTGGACTTCCGCGGCGAGGAGGGGCCATATCAAACCGGCCTGAAAAAACTCGAAACGCAGGCGTTAATCGCCAAACGGGCTGGTTGCACGAAGTGTTACACGTGGATCATGCCCGCACACAACACGCTCGACTATGCAGCTAATTTTGAGCAGCACACACGTCGCCTCCAGCCGGTAGCGCAACTACTCGCGGAGAACGGTATTCGGCTGGCTATCGAGTTTGTCGGCCCCGCAACGATCCGTAAAAATTTTCGATTTCCTTTTGTGCACGATATCGACGGCATCCTTGAGTTGGCTGGAGCAATCGGTCACGACACAGGCGTTTTATTTGATTGCTTTCACTGGTTTACTTCCGGTGGTACGCGGGACGACATCACGCGCAAGCTGCGCGGTAAAGTGGTGTATGTACATGTGAATGACGCCCGCACGGGTCGGTTGCCCCACGAGCAGATCGACAACGAACGCGCGTTACCCGGCGCAACAGGCGTGATCGACATAGGCGCGTTTCTCGGAGGCTTGCACGAGACGGGCTATGATGGTCCTGTGGCCGCCGAGCCGTTCCTGCCGGAACTGGCCGCACTGGCACCCGATGAGACTGCGGCCCGAGTCGCAGCATCATTCAAGAAAATTAGTCTATAG
- a CDS encoding Gfo/Idh/MocA family oxidoreductase gives MNIGFIDYYIDEWHANNYPDFIRQSPLGARMKVTHAWDQGPQPGKKPLDQWCRDMGVTQARTVEEVIAKCDAIIVLAPDNVETHEALADLPLRSGKPVYIDKPVAPSRAAAKRLFDKAAAHKTPMFSSSALRFSSELHAALSSPLKNAPPDFISTRGGGDFSIYAIHQYEMIVKVMGVGAQRVMMTSSQAAPGLAIDYGNGRFASMNVAWGHPFQLSAAYKGTGKEAVVLNQIDDFFPQFIEAMLTFFETRQSPVRAEETLEVAGLIEAGEAALKRPFEWVAVGR, from the coding sequence ATGAACATTGGCTTTATCGACTACTACATCGACGAGTGGCACGCGAATAACTACCCGGACTTTATCCGACAGAGTCCGCTGGGTGCCCGCATGAAGGTGACACACGCATGGGATCAGGGGCCGCAACCGGGCAAGAAACCGCTCGACCAGTGGTGCCGCGATATGGGTGTTACGCAGGCACGCACCGTTGAGGAAGTGATCGCAAAATGCGATGCGATTATCGTGCTGGCACCCGACAATGTTGAGACTCACGAGGCACTGGCCGATCTGCCTCTGCGCAGCGGTAAGCCGGTGTATATCGATAAGCCGGTCGCACCCTCGCGTGCCGCAGCGAAACGGCTGTTTGATAAGGCTGCCGCACATAAGACACCCATGTTTTCCTCATCCGCATTGCGGTTCAGCTCGGAACTGCATGCCGCTCTATCGAGTCCGCTCAAGAACGCTCCCCCTGACTTTATTTCGACGCGAGGCGGCGGAGATTTTTCGATTTACGCGATTCACCAGTACGAGATGATCGTCAAAGTGATGGGTGTCGGGGCGCAGCGAGTGATGATGACCAGTAGTCAGGCGGCACCGGGATTGGCGATCGACTACGGCAATGGCCGGTTCGCTTCGATGAACGTCGCCTGGGGACACCCGTTCCAGTTATCCGCCGCATACAAGGGAACGGGGAAAGAAGCGGTTGTCCTCAACCAGATTGATGACTTCTTTCCGCAATTCATCGAGGCAATGCTGACATTTTTCGAGACCCGGCAATCGCCTGTACGCGCGGAGGAAACTCTGGAGGTCGCGGGCCTGATCGAAGCGGGGGAAGCGGCGCTCAAGCGGCCGTTCGAGTGGGTTGCGGTCGGCAGATAG
- a CDS encoding aminopeptidase P family protein, protein MSERNLDLVLATTMASVCYLTGIESVSPHKLWLVAIPRDAPIELLCQDFESHNALLSSWVEARNLYGLHQNPHEAAANLVKKLGFNRGRIGLEMGNYSSLGASGYLAIRGLLPDAVLVDATNCVPSVMAIKSEPEIACLRRAGHITGEAMTAMIRAVRPGATDNDIAAVGYESMIRGGSEYSSYPVIVTTGRRSGVPHSTFHRVPILDGDPVFIEIAASVERYQTPMLRTAVLGEPTSLERELANAAIASVEAMIQNIKPGAIAGDVASQSARELESIPRHIVWHGYYGYSVGLGFPPEWSDHPGLWIGVGVRDELRPGMVFHCSTSLRDVGICGATCSETILVTEKGCEVLTTGPRELFLR, encoded by the coding sequence ATGTCGGAACGGAATCTTGACCTGGTTCTCGCCACGACGATGGCAAGTGTCTGTTATCTCACCGGTATTGAGAGCGTCTCGCCGCACAAGCTCTGGCTCGTTGCGATTCCCCGGGATGCTCCCATTGAGTTGCTCTGCCAGGACTTCGAGAGCCACAATGCTCTGCTCAGTTCGTGGGTGGAGGCGCGAAACCTTTACGGACTGCACCAGAACCCCCACGAAGCTGCGGCTAATCTTGTCAAGAAGCTCGGCTTTAATCGCGGACGTATCGGCCTGGAGATGGGGAATTACTCCTCACTGGGTGCTTCGGGGTATCTCGCCATTCGCGGCCTGCTGCCTGATGCGGTGCTGGTGGATGCGACAAATTGCGTCCCCAGTGTGATGGCGATCAAATCCGAACCGGAGATCGCCTGTCTCCGCCGCGCCGGACACATCACGGGTGAGGCAATGACAGCAATGATCCGTGCTGTCCGTCCTGGCGCGACCGACAACGACATCGCAGCAGTTGGTTACGAGTCGATGATCCGAGGCGGCAGCGAATATTCGTCGTATCCCGTGATCGTAACGACCGGTCGTCGCAGCGGCGTACCCCACTCGACCTTTCACCGCGTGCCGATTCTTGATGGTGACCCGGTGTTTATCGAGATTGCCGCGTCAGTAGAGCGATACCAGACACCGATGCTGCGCACGGCTGTACTGGGAGAGCCGACGTCGCTGGAACGTGAGCTGGCCAACGCAGCCATCGCCAGTGTCGAGGCGATGATCCAAAACATCAAACCCGGTGCGATTGCCGGCGATGTCGCCTCTCAATCGGCACGCGAGCTGGAGTCGATCCCCAGACACATCGTCTGGCACGGCTACTACGGCTACAGCGTCGGTCTGGGTTTTCCTCCCGAATGGTCCGACCATCCGGGACTATGGATCGGCGTCGGCGTCCGTGATGAGCTTCGGCCTGGTATGGTTTTTCATTGCAGCACCAGCCTGCGCGATGTCGGCATCTGCGGCGCGACATGCAGCGAAACCATCCTCGTAACTGAAAAAGGTTGTGAGGTGCTAACAACCGGACCGCGAGAGCTTTTCCTGCGGTGA